From Xyrauchen texanus isolate HMW12.3.18 chromosome 36, RBS_HiC_50CHRs, whole genome shotgun sequence, one genomic window encodes:
- the LOC127629440 gene encoding diablo IAP-binding mitochondrial protein-like yields MQAFKNCSLCVRGSLLMCRTDFLLVRRNMAALRLSAACVQLLKDRANALCSRPVHQRLLRLPEMVRPKAVAFSVGSGLCAVPFTKQVENLSHESLIRRASCLVTDSANTYLSQTTLALVDALTQYAKALHTLIALQKRYISSIGKLTTAEEDSIWQVIIGQRVEVGDRLEEYKHFESNWMNAINICELSAEAAYNSGAEHAGTTTKTNLQVAQSKVDEVRQISKEAEKKLAETKAEEIQRMAEYASSIKIQDLEDLPEAYLRED; encoded by the exons ATGCAGGCTTTTAAGAACTGCAGCTTGTGTGTTAGAGGGAGTCTTCTTATGTGCCGGACCGATTTCCTGCTTGTGCGGAGAAACATGGCAGCGCTGCGGCTGAGTGCGGCATGTGTCCAGCTCCTCAA GGACAGGGCAAATGCGCTTTGCAGCAGACCCGTTCACCAGCGTCTCCTGCGTTTGCCCGAGATGGTGCGACCCAAAGCAGTCGCGTTCAGTGTGGGCAGTGGGCTCTGTGCGGTCCCCTTTACAAAG CAAGTGGAAAACCTATCGCACGAATCCCTGATCCGCCGGGCATCCTGTTTGGTCACAGACAGTGCCAACACGTACCTCTCTCAGACCACACTTGCCCTTGTGGATGCCCTCACACAATATGCCAAA GCACTACATACACTCATTGCTCTTCAGAAACGATATATATCCTCAATAGGAAAACTTACCACTGCTGAAGAGGACAGCATTTGGCAGGTGATCATTGGCCAACGAGTAGAG GTTGGTGATAGACTGGAAGAATATAAACACTTTGAGTCTAACTGGATGAATGCCATTAACATCTGTGAGTTGTCAGCAGAGGCAGCCTACAATTCAG gagcTGAGCATGCAGGTACCACAACAAAGACTAATCTGCAGGTGGCACAGTCCAAAGTAGACGAAGTTAGACAGATCTCAAAAGAAGCAGAGAAAAAACTGGCAGAAACTAAAGCAGAAGAAATCCAGAGAATGGCTGAGTATGCCTCCAGTATTAAGATTCAAGACCTGGAGGATCTTCCAGAGGCGTATCTTCGTGAAGATTAA